The following proteins come from a genomic window of Paenibacillus spongiae:
- a CDS encoding nitrite reductase (NAD(P)H) small subunit — protein sequence MKERKVFDPIGALEQFLPQIGRTVNWNGWEIAVFRTSAGEVFALENRSPHPKGGPLAEGMVSGCFLYEPLHDWKIDLRTGLVQLPDQGQVLSFPVKVEGDQVYIAAPDVHPAST from the coding sequence ATGAAGGAGCGGAAAGTATTTGATCCGATCGGAGCGCTTGAGCAGTTTCTGCCGCAGATCGGGCGCACCGTGAACTGGAACGGATGGGAAATCGCCGTTTTTCGAACTTCGGCAGGGGAGGTATTCGCGCTGGAAAATCGCAGTCCGCATCCCAAAGGCGGGCCGCTCGCAGAGGGGATGGTATCGGGGTGCTTCCTGTATGAGCCGCTTCATGATTGGAAAATCGATTTGAGGACAGGGCTCGTTCAGCTGCCTGATCAGGGGCAGGTTCTTTCGTTCCCGGTTAAGGTAGAGGGAGATCAGGTTTACATCGCGGCGCCTGACGTCCATCCGGCATCAACTTGA
- a CDS encoding formate/nitrite transporter family protein has protein sequence MFTPSVEAIIETAVKKKEKMNKNVARYAVSAMLAGAYVGFGIILIYSVGAPLAAANSAFQTMVMGMSFGLALTLVVFAGSELFTGNNMYLTASTLAGKTTVSDTLKNWSIVFLGNLAGALLLCLLIVGAGLFKGAGPEHLLFTAAAKKMELSFGEAFFRGILCNWLVCLALWTAGRAKEDIAKLVLIWWCLYAFIASGFEHSVANMTLLSLAYMLPQHPESITLAGWLSNMIPVTLGNIVGGGIFVGFVYWFISPVRSKP, from the coding sequence ATGTTTACACCAAGTGTAGAAGCGATCATAGAAACCGCTGTAAAAAAGAAAGAGAAAATGAACAAAAACGTTGCGCGCTATGCGGTGTCGGCAATGCTTGCCGGGGCCTACGTAGGGTTTGGCATCATCTTGATCTACTCCGTAGGGGCGCCGCTTGCGGCTGCGAATTCGGCATTCCAGACCATGGTCATGGGCATGTCCTTCGGCCTGGCGCTTACGCTTGTCGTCTTCGCAGGCTCGGAGCTGTTTACGGGAAATAATATGTATCTTACGGCTAGCACGCTGGCCGGCAAAACGACGGTGAGCGATACGTTGAAAAACTGGAGCATCGTATTTCTTGGCAACTTGGCCGGCGCCTTATTGCTCTGTCTGCTTATCGTTGGCGCTGGCCTGTTCAAAGGGGCTGGGCCGGAGCATTTGCTCTTCACCGCTGCCGCCAAAAAAATGGAGCTGTCTTTCGGAGAGGCGTTTTTCCGCGGCATTTTGTGCAACTGGCTCGTTTGCCTGGCTCTATGGACGGCCGGGAGGGCGAAGGAAGATATCGCCAAACTCGTGCTCATCTGGTGGTGCCTGTACGCCTTTATCGCCAGCGGCTTCGAGCATAGCGTTGCGAATATGACGCTGCTCAGTCTCGCTTACATGCTCCCGCAGCATCCAGAATCGATTACGCTGGCCGGCTGGTTGAGCAACATGATACCTGTCACGCTCGGGAATATCGTCGGCGGAGGAATCTTTGTCGGGTTCGTATATTGGTTCATCTCTCCTGTGCGAAGCAAGCCATGA
- a CDS encoding AI-2E family transporter yields MNNVRAWSDRFKILFLNNRFVLFLLILFLIAINIFVLSKISFVFKPFIVLFKTVLLPLLLTGVVYYLLKPVVDLLERNRIKRVYAIIALYLFIIGVLALLIIAVIPLIRVQLTSLVENIPTYTREIEEKFRSLIGSTFFNDAQAALGLENMDLMSSIGEKASSLFKNAWQRVGGVLGAVTETILAIVTVPFVLFYLLKDGRKLPAFILSYVPTSLRQETGRILEETNHQISSYIRGQVLVSFCIGALLYIGYRIIGLEYSLVLAIAAACTAVVPYLGPAIAITPALIVATVTSPAMLLKMIAIWTIVQLIEGKFISPQIMGKTLHIHPVTIIFVILTAGNLFGIVGILLAVPGYAVLKVVMSHGFQWFKVRSRLYHERSGGTAWTAPVQDTE; encoded by the coding sequence ATGAACAATGTGCGCGCCTGGTCAGACCGATTCAAAATTCTGTTTCTTAATAACCGATTTGTCTTGTTTCTGCTCATCTTGTTTCTAATCGCCATTAATATATTCGTGTTAAGCAAGATTTCATTCGTGTTCAAGCCGTTCATCGTCCTGTTCAAGACGGTCCTCCTCCCGCTGCTGTTAACCGGAGTGGTCTACTACTTGTTGAAGCCCGTGGTCGATCTTCTGGAACGGAACAGAATAAAGCGAGTTTACGCCATCATTGCCCTGTATCTGTTCATTATCGGCGTTCTGGCTCTGCTGATTATTGCCGTCATTCCGCTTATTCGGGTCCAGTTGACGAGTCTGGTGGAGAACATTCCAACCTATACCCGCGAGATTGAAGAGAAGTTCCGAAGCTTGATCGGCAGCACGTTCTTCAATGATGCCCAAGCGGCGCTCGGCCTGGAGAATATGGATTTGATGAGCAGCATCGGCGAGAAGGCCTCCTCATTATTCAAGAATGCCTGGCAGCGGGTCGGAGGTGTGCTGGGCGCAGTTACGGAAACGATTCTGGCCATCGTCACCGTCCCCTTCGTCCTCTTCTACTTATTGAAAGACGGCAGGAAGCTGCCGGCGTTTATTCTATCTTACGTCCCAACGTCCCTGCGCCAGGAAACAGGACGGATTCTGGAAGAAACCAATCATCAAATCAGCTCCTATATTCGCGGTCAGGTCCTGGTAAGCTTCTGTATCGGCGCGCTGCTCTATATTGGATACCGCATCATCGGTCTGGAGTATTCGCTCGTTCTCGCTATCGCAGCAGCCTGTACGGCTGTCGTTCCTTATCTCGGGCCTGCAATTGCCATTACGCCTGCGCTCATCGTCGCCACCGTCACCTCTCCGGCGATGCTGCTGAAGATGATCGCGATCTGGACGATCGTGCAGCTGATCGAAGGTAAATTCATCTCGCCGCAAATCATGGGCAAGACGCTGCATATCCACCCGGTTACGATTATTTTCGTTATCTTGACGGCCGGCAATTTATTCGGCATTGTCGGCATTTTATTAGCCGTCCCAGGCTATGCTGTATTGAAGGTCGTCATGTCCCACGGCTTCCAATGGTTCAAAGTGCGCTCGCGGCTCTATCACGAGCGCAGCGGCGGCACGGCATGGACAGCTCCTGTTCAGGACACGGAATAG
- a CDS encoding LCP family protein, producing MSVTRSRKQIIVRRIMIVVLVVLGSTLIGVGAYAGYLYQKADNAIRNIAADPQPTQDGQEDNTANQEEADKADELKPMTFLLAGVDSREGSGGTMNSDVLMVASYNPAAHSASLLSIPRDLRIESEEGRAHKANYYYAHYSIEDKTTALANTKQMFSELLDIPITHMVTVDFDGVRQIVDTVGGLDIDVDMDMKYIDRADGTNIDLKKGYQHLDGKQVLDFVRYRKSNQGTGESSDSDRNVRQQQVLQQLLDKLASFEGAAQWGKVLDIVGQNMKTDIPEAELKDWIMNYKDMKPNQITFQQVESVWDSPYMYVNEQQFKDALTKLRTEAGIVSESSEVSDRIGTVETTEE from the coding sequence ATGTCCGTCACACGATCCAGAAAACAAATCATTGTCCGCAGAATCATGATCGTCGTACTCGTGGTGCTGGGATCTACCTTAATCGGAGTTGGTGCCTATGCCGGGTATTTATATCAGAAAGCAGACAATGCCATACGCAATATCGCCGCAGATCCACAGCCGACACAAGACGGGCAAGAAGATAATACCGCGAATCAGGAGGAAGCGGACAAGGCCGATGAGTTGAAGCCGATGACCTTTCTGTTAGCCGGGGTAGATAGCCGCGAAGGCAGCGGAGGCACCATGAATTCCGATGTCCTGATGGTAGCCAGCTATAATCCGGCCGCTCATTCGGCAAGCCTGTTATCCATCCCTCGGGACCTAAGGATTGAATCCGAGGAAGGCAGAGCCCATAAGGCGAATTACTATTACGCGCATTATTCGATTGAAGACAAGACGACCGCGCTGGCCAACACGAAGCAGATGTTCTCGGAGCTGTTGGACATTCCGATTACGCATATGGTCACCGTCGATTTCGACGGCGTTCGTCAAATCGTGGATACGGTCGGCGGACTTGATATCGACGTCGATATGGATATGAAATACATCGACCGCGCGGACGGCACGAACATCGATTTGAAGAAGGGATATCAGCATCTGGACGGGAAGCAGGTATTGGATTTCGTCCGTTACCGCAAGTCCAATCAGGGTACCGGCGAATCCTCCGATTCGGACCGCAATGTCAGACAGCAGCAGGTGCTCCAGCAATTGCTCGATAAGCTTGCCTCGTTCGAGGGCGCTGCCCAGTGGGGGAAGGTGCTGGATATTGTAGGCCAGAATATGAAGACGGACATCCCGGAAGCGGAACTTAAAGATTGGATTATGAACTACAAGGATATGAAGCCCAATCAGATCACCTTCCAGCAGGTGGAAAGCGTGTGGGATAGTCCTTATATGTATGTGAATGAGCAGCAGTTCAAAGATGCGCTGACCAAGCTGAGAACGGAAGCGGGTATCGTCTCGGAATCAAGCGAAGTCAGCGATCGGATCGGAACGGTTGAGACAACGGAAGAATAG
- a CDS encoding YolD-like family protein, with protein sequence MAKAKVPKRPTRDEFVLEEIGNQLNEAKLENSEIVLTVWGKEEPVRGQIVLMDPRTGRVHIEWNGVTTKVPFMDIMRVDYPRD encoded by the coding sequence ATGGCTAAGGCAAAGGTACCAAAGAGGCCGACGCGGGATGAATTCGTGCTTGAGGAAATCGGCAATCAATTGAACGAGGCAAAGCTGGAGAATTCAGAAATCGTTCTGACGGTATGGGGAAAAGAGGAGCCCGTGCGCGGTCAGATCGTGCTGATGGATCCTCGTACGGGCCGGGTACATATTGAATGGAACGGAGTGACGACGAAGGTCCCTTTCATGGATATCATGCGGGTGGACTATCCGAGAGATTAG
- a CDS encoding response regulator transcription factor, which yields MKRTVVVVDDKPLIRQSIVQTIDWDKLNCMVVGQAEDGIEGKRLILEQQPDILITDIKMPGLSGLDLAAYMHATFPLSKTILITGYQDFEYAQRAVRLGVYDFIVKPVRNEELQRVIGLAVEEMEGRDMEIHHLEQMAVACTWLEARHQSSLPSLRSKFIAELISGSVPLEPDLDQTAADLAITGVRNAIVIVRSKQTAATVQGVDSTRIHSGIHRSLTEMAQAAAAKREFQIIESYPRDDLVFACLFPKVLTPRELRMKLQGFCHDFIELVRLRHGLHCCIAVSSAYKLLPELKPAFAEASALMESSFFRTEEPVLFPEPRHHSIEGGKFSIIRDLEQFNQMLEHASSEEMIAHLEQFLEQIQVYCEGNILVAKGLLSDVCLVAARYYFRVTGDEFGLNKSIDEILEDVYRLPNMKEASDYLAAFVKNIKGKLEGSDKQYSLVVKKSIDYINSHFSENISLTAVAEHFGLSPSYLSRLLRTETGINFVDLVYKARIEAAKRLLKDPKHKVNEVGEMVGYKEYAYFYQVFKKVEGISPKEYKNRSKES from the coding sequence ATGAAAAGGACCGTAGTTGTCGTTGACGATAAGCCGCTTATCCGTCAATCGATTGTGCAGACGATTGATTGGGACAAGCTGAACTGCATGGTCGTCGGCCAAGCGGAGGACGGTATCGAAGGCAAACGGCTGATCCTCGAACAACAGCCGGATATTCTGATCACGGATATTAAGATGCCCGGATTAAGCGGTCTCGATTTGGCTGCTTACATGCATGCGACCTTTCCTTTGTCCAAAACGATATTGATCACCGGGTATCAGGATTTCGAGTATGCACAGCGGGCTGTCCGCCTCGGCGTCTATGACTTTATTGTCAAGCCGGTCCGGAATGAAGAACTGCAGCGGGTGATCGGCTTGGCCGTGGAAGAGATGGAGGGCAGGGACATGGAGATTCATCATCTCGAGCAGATGGCCGTCGCTTGTACGTGGCTGGAAGCGCGTCATCAAAGCTCGCTTCCTTCGCTGCGAAGCAAATTTATAGCCGAACTCATAAGCGGAAGCGTGCCCCTCGAGCCGGATCTGGATCAAACAGCAGCCGATCTCGCGATTACTGGCGTCCGCAATGCGATTGTTATTGTCCGGTCGAAGCAGACGGCCGCAACCGTACAGGGCGTCGACAGCACCCGAATCCATTCAGGCATTCATAGAAGCCTTACCGAGATGGCGCAAGCAGCCGCGGCGAAGCGTGAATTTCAGATTATAGAATCCTACCCTCGCGATGACCTCGTATTCGCATGTCTATTCCCCAAAGTATTGACGCCGCGCGAGCTGAGAATGAAGCTGCAGGGCTTCTGCCATGATTTTATCGAGCTGGTCCGTCTGCGGCATGGCCTGCACTGCTGTATAGCGGTCAGTTCGGCGTATAAGCTGCTGCCGGAGCTGAAGCCGGCATTCGCGGAGGCTTCTGCCCTCATGGAATCGAGCTTCTTCCGCACGGAGGAGCCAGTCCTCTTCCCAGAACCCCGCCATCATTCGATCGAGGGCGGCAAGTTCTCGATTATCCGCGATTTGGAGCAATTCAACCAGATGCTTGAGCATGCGAGCAGCGAAGAGATGATCGCGCATCTGGAGCAATTCCTGGAGCAGATCCAAGTGTATTGCGAAGGCAATATTCTCGTTGCCAAGGGGCTGCTGTCCGATGTTTGTCTTGTGGCGGCACGCTATTACTTCCGTGTAACCGGTGACGAATTCGGCTTGAACAAGAGTATTGACGAGATCTTGGAGGACGTCTACCGGCTGCCCAATATGAAGGAAGCCTCGGACTATCTGGCTGCTTTCGTCAAGAACATCAAGGGCAAGCTGGAAGGCAGCGACAAGCAGTACAGCCTCGTGGTGAAGAAGTCCATCGACTATATTAACAGCCACTTCTCGGAAAATATTAGCTTGACCGCCGTCGCCGAGCACTTCGGCTTAAGCCCGAGCTACTTGAGCCGTCTGCTGCGTACGGAAACCGGCATCAATTTCGTCGACCTGGTCTATAAGGCAAGAATTGAAGCGGCAAAGCGGCTGCTGAAGGACCCGAAGCATAAAGTGAATGAGGTCGGGGAAATGGTCGGCTACAAAGAATATGCGTACTTCTATCAAGTCTTCAAGAAAGTGGAGGGCATATCCCCGAAGGAATACAAGAACAGAAGTAAAGAAAGCTAA
- a CDS encoding glycoside hydrolase family 88/105 protein yields MKAIRLQREQIETLIGKVITGMQNLTISIEEDTPVSIINMNKWDWSQGVGLFSLYLYYKETGNRGVLRYLTEWFDNRIREGLPAKNVNTMCPLLTLSYLYEETNNPLYLEICEEWASYAADEMPRTPEFGITHVTLDSANEGELRDDTLYMTVLFMGRMGVLLRKDFYVQESMRQFLVHLKYLTDTETGLFFHGWSFVRKDNYARALWGRGNAWYMAGLVDYLDIIELPLGIELFLISSLEQQARKLSELQTENGMWRTLLDDPEAYEETSATAGFAYGILKAVRKGYISETYREAGIQALHAVIRHIDDQGIVHGVSYGTRMGLTRQFYKEIPQCPMPYGQSMTLLMLVEYLHHFDDDCYS; encoded by the coding sequence ATGAAAGCCATTCGATTGCAGCGGGAGCAAATCGAAACCTTAATCGGCAAGGTCATTACCGGCATGCAGAATCTGACGATTTCCATCGAGGAAGACACCCCTGTCAGCATTATTAATATGAACAAATGGGATTGGTCCCAGGGCGTAGGGCTCTTCTCCTTATATTTGTATTACAAGGAAACGGGCAACCGAGGCGTTCTGCGTTATTTGACGGAGTGGTTCGATAACCGGATCCGGGAAGGCCTTCCGGCGAAAAATGTGAACACCATGTGCCCGCTGCTCACACTCAGCTACTTGTACGAAGAGACGAACAATCCGCTGTACTTGGAAATTTGCGAGGAGTGGGCCAGCTATGCCGCGGATGAAATGCCGAGAACGCCGGAATTCGGCATTACGCATGTGACCCTCGATAGCGCCAACGAGGGCGAGCTCCGTGACGATACGCTGTATATGACGGTGCTGTTTATGGGCCGGATGGGCGTCCTGCTGAGGAAGGACTTCTATGTACAGGAGAGCATGCGCCAGTTTCTCGTCCATCTGAAATATTTGACGGATACCGAAACAGGCCTGTTCTTCCACGGCTGGTCATTCGTGCGCAAGGACAATTATGCCAGGGCGTTATGGGGGCGGGGCAATGCGTGGTATATGGCCGGACTGGTGGACTATCTCGACATCATCGAGCTTCCGCTAGGGATCGAGCTGTTTCTCATCTCTTCTCTGGAGCAGCAAGCCCGCAAGCTTAGCGAGCTGCAGACGGAGAACGGCATGTGGCGGACGCTTCTGGACGATCCGGAAGCCTATGAAGAAACGTCGGCGACAGCAGGCTTCGCGTATGGCATTCTGAAGGCGGTGCGTAAAGGCTATATTAGCGAGACTTACAGAGAAGCGGGAATCCAGGCACTTCATGCGGTCATTCGTCATATTGACGACCAGGGAATCGTTCACGGCGTATCGTACGGCACCCGGATGGGGCTCACACGGCAGTTCTATAAGGAGATTCCGCAATGTCCGATGCCTTACGGCCAGTCGATGACGCTTCTCATGCTGGTCGAGTATCTGCATCACTTCGATGACGATTGTTATTCTTAA
- a CDS encoding sensor histidine kinase, with protein MRRISSFFMNMKLRSKFLLSFTAIIFVTVLMISVVNYVVSIGAIKRNSGEFSEYLIGQIGINLEKRTKDIEEIAFQQFRSSSLSERLSQTDTSEETIYFRNKYINDFMSELMFTKEDFLAVMIIDVNEKPYLVQRQTFHQYDQELLQRLDIDAVQQKRGKPVWFQGEHGTVFMVRAMFDIPTAKYVGMIAIGLDSSYISSIITNVNQLMDGDILILNENNELFVPDLKHSGVAHFFLDNKLYLANESKNSLAYNGSQYISTVVSTLYDKWKIVQIIDVKQLTRDTDSIKYWTISTILVSLLIAFLMAVFISKNITENIRLLLQSMTSFSLDFNHHVIVPKSRDEVGLLAAKFNSMADKINDLFNSVYREKLLKQKAEYRTLQFEYKALQAQMNPHFLYNTLESVYSMAKIKGEEEIGEMIYLLGKLLRESIGKKGDVLTLQEEISFIQSYLSIHKMIYGDKIEVVYRLDDELMDCRVPKFILQPLVENAVIHGIEAKPGKGVIHIICRAEEEDLIIEVADNGIGMDEEMVERLLNPERYGTIIDSNKHTNVGIISVHKRAKILYGDKYGLSIQSKSGEGTTVQIRLPILDGGHSRD; from the coding sequence ATGCGCAGAATCAGCAGCTTCTTTATGAACATGAAGCTTCGCTCGAAATTTCTCCTCTCGTTTACAGCGATCATTTTCGTAACGGTTCTTATGATTAGCGTCGTTAATTATGTCGTCTCCATCGGGGCGATCAAACGAAATTCCGGTGAATTCTCCGAATATCTGATCGGGCAAATCGGCATCAATCTGGAGAAGCGCACCAAGGATATCGAGGAGATCGCCTTCCAGCAGTTTCGCAGCTCCAGTCTAAGCGAGCGGCTGAGCCAGACCGATACGTCCGAAGAGACCATTTATTTCCGCAATAAATATATTAATGATTTTATGAGCGAGCTTATGTTTACGAAGGAAGATTTCTTGGCCGTGATGATCATCGATGTGAATGAGAAGCCCTATTTGGTGCAGCGGCAAACGTTCCATCAATACGATCAAGAATTGCTTCAGCGGCTCGATATCGATGCCGTTCAGCAGAAACGCGGCAAGCCGGTTTGGTTTCAAGGGGAGCATGGAACGGTATTCATGGTGCGCGCGATGTTCGATATTCCGACGGCCAAATATGTCGGAATGATTGCGATCGGGCTGGACAGCAGCTATATCAGCAGCATTATAACGAATGTCAATCAACTGATGGACGGCGATATTCTCATTCTTAACGAGAATAATGAGCTGTTCGTGCCGGACCTGAAGCATAGCGGCGTCGCGCATTTTTTCTTGGACAACAAGCTCTACCTGGCGAATGAATCGAAGAACAGCCTAGCGTATAATGGCAGCCAATATATATCGACGGTCGTATCGACGTTGTATGATAAATGGAAAATCGTACAAATCATCGATGTGAAGCAGCTGACGCGAGATACGGACAGCATTAAATATTGGACCATCAGCACCATATTGGTATCGCTGCTGATCGCCTTCCTTATGGCCGTGTTTATCTCCAAAAATATAACGGAAAACATCCGGCTGCTGCTTCAGAGCATGACCAGCTTCTCGCTCGATTTCAATCATCATGTGATCGTCCCGAAGAGCCGAGACGAGGTCGGGCTGCTGGCGGCCAAATTCAATTCCATGGCGGACAAGATCAATGACCTGTTCAACTCGGTGTATCGGGAGAAGCTGCTGAAGCAGAAAGCGGAATACCGGACGCTTCAGTTCGAATACAAAGCGCTGCAGGCGCAGATGAATCCGCATTTTCTATATAACACCCTGGAGTCGGTGTACAGCATGGCCAAGATCAAGGGGGAAGAAGAGATCGGCGAAATGATTTACCTGCTGGGCAAGCTGCTGCGCGAGAGCATCGGCAAGAAGGGCGACGTCCTTACGCTGCAGGAGGAAATCTCGTTCATACAAAGTTATCTGTCGATCCATAAAATGATTTACGGCGACAAAATCGAAGTCGTGTACCGGCTTGACGACGAGCTTATGGACTGCCGCGTACCGAAATTCATCTTGCAGCCGCTGGTGGAGAACGCCGTCATCCACGGCATCGAAGCAAAGCCGGGCAAAGGCGTGATCCATATCATCTGCCGTGCGGAAGAAGAGGATTTGATTATCGAAGTGGCAGATAACGGAATCGGGATGGACGAGGAGATGGTGGAGCGGCTGCTCAACCCCGAGCGGTACGGTACCATCATTGATTCGAACAAGCATACGAATGTCGGCATCATAAGCGTTCACAAGCGCGCGAAAATCTTATACGGGGATAAGTACGGACTATCGATTCAGAGCAAATCCGGCGAAGGAACGACGGTTCAAATCCGGCTGCCGATATTGGATGGCGGACATAGCCGAGACTAG
- the bglB gene encoding beta-galactosidase BglB, which yields MLGTMSKELTEDAIARVLQGMKDLKPTIKENVKDSIISMDVWDWSQGVGLFAMYLYYKETGSKEILGSLTSWFDRHIEKGLPGKNVNTMCPLLTMSYLYEELNRPDYLDICLEWVKYVYEEMPRTPEGGISHLTVSSANEGQLWDDTLYMSVLFLGRMGVLLNKDEYVQESVHQFLVHLKYLTDVKTGLFYHGWTFLGNHHFAGARWGRGNAWYTAGLIDYLDIVPVPAGVRKFLLTSLERQAEALVSLQTEEGMWRTLLDDPDSYVESSATAGFAYGILKAVRKGYLPESFRECGCKALRAVVSRIDEAGMVQDVSYGTCVGDTMDYYKKISVCPMPYGQAMTLLMLVESLKHPQMK from the coding sequence ATGCTAGGCACGATGAGCAAGGAATTGACCGAAGATGCGATCGCTCGTGTCCTGCAAGGCATGAAGGATTTGAAGCCGACGATCAAAGAGAATGTCAAGGACAGCATTATTTCGATGGATGTATGGGATTGGTCGCAGGGCGTAGGCTTGTTCGCCATGTATTTGTATTATAAGGAAACGGGCAGCAAGGAAATACTGGGCAGCCTGACAAGCTGGTTTGACCGACATATCGAGAAGGGCTTGCCGGGGAAAAATGTAAATACGATGTGTCCCCTGCTCACAATGAGCTATCTGTATGAGGAGCTGAACCGGCCCGATTACCTTGACATTTGCTTGGAGTGGGTCAAGTACGTGTATGAGGAGATGCCGCGAACCCCTGAAGGCGGAATCTCGCATTTGACGGTCAGCAGCGCGAATGAAGGACAATTATGGGATGATACCTTGTATATGTCCGTTCTGTTTCTCGGGCGGATGGGCGTGCTGCTGAACAAGGACGAGTATGTGCAGGAGAGCGTCCACCAGTTTCTCGTCCATCTCAAATATTTAACCGATGTCAAGACAGGATTGTTCTATCACGGTTGGACGTTTCTTGGGAACCATCACTTTGCCGGCGCGCGCTGGGGCCGGGGGAACGCCTGGTATACCGCGGGCTTAATCGATTATTTGGATATTGTGCCGGTGCCGGCCGGAGTCAGGAAGTTTCTTCTTACATCCTTGGAACGCCAGGCGGAAGCTCTTGTCTCCCTTCAGACAGAGGAGGGAATGTGGCGGACGCTGCTGGACGATCCCGACTCCTACGTGGAGAGCTCGGCCACGGCCGGTTTCGCTTACGGGATCCTGAAGGCGGTCCGCAAAGGCTACTTGCCTGAATCCTTCCGCGAATGCGGCTGCAAGGCGCTTCGGGCGGTCGTCAGCCGCATCGACGAGGCCGGGATGGTGCAGGACGTATCCTATGGAACCTGTGTCGGAGATACGATGGATTATTACAAGAAGATATCCGTCTGTCCGATGCCGTACGGCCAGGCGATGACGTTATTGATGCTGGTGGAAAGCCTGAAGCATCCGCAGATGAAATAA